In Ischnura elegans chromosome 6, ioIscEleg1.1, whole genome shotgun sequence, one genomic interval encodes:
- the LOC124160279 gene encoding uncharacterized protein LOC124160279 isoform X2, with protein MRQLALIFVAASLAVASAQRYVPAPAQYKVRDESADDRRSHGVAAVHHGSPYHPTTAAATQQAEDHGFVNPIDFSGLLRESLVGAEAISSPAFGAGAARPLHLVQEPSSPFQSSGRLFPVFGAEQDKAATEDDRGFVDPNHSFQSFFDGAPHGGFQIKDFLTAHASSQKEVEDRVHAAADGADEYDSRELEEGSRRVNGDRRGPGERRGPGERRGSGGRRGPEEARRAAATEHHVYHDEDEAEEDDESADGERVTKPQQNRGRSGHYAGSGSAYKPQEYYYGPSQYENSGPQQFGPSHGPYSSAASSRKEAEKPASDPYYGPDYSKLISEEEAAAPAEEGAGSAPKTAATKKNCKKISKKVSAADVGKGRFRRAAKPAMTCYVCEDPSNGGSYESCAYGSNPKDKSYFVSRAFSSKGKNPASSKYRSRRYLPDERYGDAYASGTSNEENKEDAPEYESSETSGIDSEKIAYEAVPGDSYDENFKRLFPEFNYREASASSPSVLSSSAASSVDEAEEEEEEEGPGTKKAEASEDDKATDYSYKGPSQEFQLDQAQKQHLEKLVGEFSQKDRTSCKKVMRDKMTCFQCVDDKGMQHEECMFVAKSDPKGRHLAYHELKEYR; from the exons CAATTGGCGCTGATATTCGTAGCGGCGTCATTGGCCGTTGCGTCTGCACAGAGGTATGTGCCCGCACCGGCTCAATACAAAGTCCGAGACGAGAGCGCCGACGACCGACGCTCCCACGGGGTGGCGGCGGTCCATCACGGATCTCCATACCACCCAACGACGGCTGCGGCGACCCAGCAGGCAGAGGACCACGGCTTCGTGAACCCCATTGACTTCTCGGGACTCCTGAGGGAGTCTCTGGTCGGGGCCGAGGCGATTTCGTCTCCAGCCTTCGGCGCGGGTGCCGCTAGGCCACTCCATCTTGTCCAGGAGCCTTCGTCGCCCTTCCAGTCGTCCGGTCGCCTCTTCCCGGTGTTCGGCGCCGAGCAGGACAAGGCCGCGACCGAGGACGACAGGGGATTCGTGGATCCAAACCACAGTTTCCAGTCTTTCTTCGATGGAGCACCTCACGGGGGATTTCAG ATTAAGGACTTCTTGACCGCCCACGCTTCGAGTCAAAAAGAGGTCGAGGACAGGGTCCACGCCGCAGCTGACGGCGCTGATGAATACGACAGCAGGGAATTGGAAGAGGGAAGCAGGAGGGTGAATGGAGACAGGAGAGGCCCGGGCGAGAGGAGGGGTCCAGGCGAGAGGAGAGGATCCGGAGGAAGGCGAGGGCCCGAAGAAGCCAGGAGGGCGGCCGCGACCGAACACCACGTGTACCACGACGAGGACGAAGCCGAAGAGGACGACGAGTCCGCCGACGGAGAGAGGGTGACCAAACCACAGCAGAACAGGGGCCGTTCCGGACACTACGCCGGAAGCGGTTCGGCTTACAAACCCCAGGAGTACTACTACGGACCCAGTCAGTATGAGAACTCTGGCCCACAGCAGTTCGGCCCATCCCATGGCCCCTATTCATCAGCAGCCTCCTCACGCAAAGAGGCCGAGAAGCCCGCTAGCGACCCGTACTACGGCCCGGACTACAGCAAACTGATCTCGGAGGAAGAGGCCGCAGCCCCCGCAGAAGAAGGAGCTGGTTCGGCACCAAAGACCGCCGCAACCAAGAAGAACTGCAAGAAGATCTCCAAGAAGGTCAGCGCCGCTGACGTCGGCAAGGGACGCTTCCGCAGGGCTGCCAAACCCGCCATGACCTGCTACGTCTGCGAAGACCCCTCCAACGGCGGCAGCTACGAATCGTGCGCCTACGGTTCCAATCCGAAGGACAAGTCCTATTTCGTTTCCAGGGCGTTCTCCTCCAAGGGAAAGAACCCCGCGAGCAGCAAGTACAGGAGCAGGAGGTACCTGCCCGACGAGAGATACGGCGACGCCTACGCCAGTGGGACCAGCAACGAGGAAAACAAGGAAGACGCTCCGGAGTACGAGAGTTCCGAGACCAGCGGGATTGACTCCGAAAAAATAGCGTACGAGGCCGTCCCGGGAGATTCTTACGACGAAAACTTCAAGCGACTCTTCCCTGAGTTCAACTACAGAGAGGCTTCGGCTTCCTCTCCTTCTGTTCTGTCATCCTCTGCTGCCTCTTCCGTCGATGAagcggaagaggaggaggaagaagagggacCTGGAACCAAGAAGGCAGAGGCCAGCGAGGACGACAAGGCAACCGACTACAGTTACAAAGGACCCAGCCAGGAGTTCCAGCTCGACCAGGCCCAGAAGCAGCACCTCGAGAAGCTGGTCGGCGAGTTCAGCCAGAAAGACCGCACGTCTTGCAAGAAGGTCATGAGGGACAAGATGACTTGCTTCCAGTGCGTGGACGACAAGGGTATGCAACACGAGGAATGCATGTTCGTGGCCAAGTCCGATCCGAAAGGGAGACATCTCGCCTACCACGAGCTGAAGGAGTACAG ataa
- the LOC124160279 gene encoding uncharacterized protein LOC124160279 isoform X1 produces MRQLALIFVAASLAVASAQRYVPAPAQYKVRDESADDRRSHGVAAVHHGSPYHPTTAAATQQAEDHGFVNPIDFSGLLRESLVGAEAISSPAFGAGAARPLHLVQEPSSPFQSSGRLFPVFGAEQDKAATEDDRGFVDPNHSFQSFFDGAPHGGFQIKDFLTAHASSQKEVEDRVHAAADGADEYDSRELEEGSRRVNGDRRGPGERRGPGERRGSGGRRGPEEARRAAATEHHVYHDEDEAEEDDESADGERVTKPQQNRGRSGHYAGSGSAYKPQEYYYGPSQYENSGPQQFGPSHGPYSSAASSRKEAEKPASDPYYGPDYSKLISEEEAAAPAEEGAGSAPKTAATKKNCKKISKKVSAADVGKGRFRRAAKPAMTCYVCEDPSNGGSYESCAYGSNPKDKSYFVSRAFSSKGKNPASSKYRSRRYLPDERYGDAYASGTSNEENKEDAPEYESSETSGIDSEKIAYEAVPGDSYDENFKRLFPEFNYREASASSPSVLSSSAASSVDEAEEEEEEEGPGTKKAEASEDDKATDYSYKGPSQEFQLDQAQKQHLEKLVGEFSQKDRTSCKKVMRDKMTCFQCVDDKGMQHEECMFVAKSDPKGRHLAYHELKEYRLVPDEGEALGGASRRVSLLSQPLAGHSDALGVASEHSTTVNLFPHPLVTDSDGSYTSLVRAQRVPAPSYAASESRSKVESVGEGGRRRRKENRERRRGEERRENDGESVEAEEEDEGDKVRAATAEEEAIADGVYADETVQTFDPVRKIHLPKYMLKRSEHESVFEEFVKSSREAAD; encoded by the exons CAATTGGCGCTGATATTCGTAGCGGCGTCATTGGCCGTTGCGTCTGCACAGAGGTATGTGCCCGCACCGGCTCAATACAAAGTCCGAGACGAGAGCGCCGACGACCGACGCTCCCACGGGGTGGCGGCGGTCCATCACGGATCTCCATACCACCCAACGACGGCTGCGGCGACCCAGCAGGCAGAGGACCACGGCTTCGTGAACCCCATTGACTTCTCGGGACTCCTGAGGGAGTCTCTGGTCGGGGCCGAGGCGATTTCGTCTCCAGCCTTCGGCGCGGGTGCCGCTAGGCCACTCCATCTTGTCCAGGAGCCTTCGTCGCCCTTCCAGTCGTCCGGTCGCCTCTTCCCGGTGTTCGGCGCCGAGCAGGACAAGGCCGCGACCGAGGACGACAGGGGATTCGTGGATCCAAACCACAGTTTCCAGTCTTTCTTCGATGGAGCACCTCACGGGGGATTTCAG ATTAAGGACTTCTTGACCGCCCACGCTTCGAGTCAAAAAGAGGTCGAGGACAGGGTCCACGCCGCAGCTGACGGCGCTGATGAATACGACAGCAGGGAATTGGAAGAGGGAAGCAGGAGGGTGAATGGAGACAGGAGAGGCCCGGGCGAGAGGAGGGGTCCAGGCGAGAGGAGAGGATCCGGAGGAAGGCGAGGGCCCGAAGAAGCCAGGAGGGCGGCCGCGACCGAACACCACGTGTACCACGACGAGGACGAAGCCGAAGAGGACGACGAGTCCGCCGACGGAGAGAGGGTGACCAAACCACAGCAGAACAGGGGCCGTTCCGGACACTACGCCGGAAGCGGTTCGGCTTACAAACCCCAGGAGTACTACTACGGACCCAGTCAGTATGAGAACTCTGGCCCACAGCAGTTCGGCCCATCCCATGGCCCCTATTCATCAGCAGCCTCCTCACGCAAAGAGGCCGAGAAGCCCGCTAGCGACCCGTACTACGGCCCGGACTACAGCAAACTGATCTCGGAGGAAGAGGCCGCAGCCCCCGCAGAAGAAGGAGCTGGTTCGGCACCAAAGACCGCCGCAACCAAGAAGAACTGCAAGAAGATCTCCAAGAAGGTCAGCGCCGCTGACGTCGGCAAGGGACGCTTCCGCAGGGCTGCCAAACCCGCCATGACCTGCTACGTCTGCGAAGACCCCTCCAACGGCGGCAGCTACGAATCGTGCGCCTACGGTTCCAATCCGAAGGACAAGTCCTATTTCGTTTCCAGGGCGTTCTCCTCCAAGGGAAAGAACCCCGCGAGCAGCAAGTACAGGAGCAGGAGGTACCTGCCCGACGAGAGATACGGCGACGCCTACGCCAGTGGGACCAGCAACGAGGAAAACAAGGAAGACGCTCCGGAGTACGAGAGTTCCGAGACCAGCGGGATTGACTCCGAAAAAATAGCGTACGAGGCCGTCCCGGGAGATTCTTACGACGAAAACTTCAAGCGACTCTTCCCTGAGTTCAACTACAGAGAGGCTTCGGCTTCCTCTCCTTCTGTTCTGTCATCCTCTGCTGCCTCTTCCGTCGATGAagcggaagaggaggaggaagaagagggacCTGGAACCAAGAAGGCAGAGGCCAGCGAGGACGACAAGGCAACCGACTACAGTTACAAAGGACCCAGCCAGGAGTTCCAGCTCGACCAGGCCCAGAAGCAGCACCTCGAGAAGCTGGTCGGCGAGTTCAGCCAGAAAGACCGCACGTCTTGCAAGAAGGTCATGAGGGACAAGATGACTTGCTTCCAGTGCGTGGACGACAAGGGTATGCAACACGAGGAATGCATGTTCGTGGCCAAGTCCGATCCGAAAGGGAGACATCTCGCCTACCACGAGCTGAAGGAGTACAGGTTAGTCCCGGACGAGGGGGAAGCCCTCGGCGGGGCTTCCAGAAGGGTCAGTCTCCTCAGCCAGCCCCTGGCTGGGCATTCTGACGCGCTGGGAGTCGCGTCCGAACATTCCACGACGGTCAACCTCTTCCCACACCCACTGGTGACGGATTCGGACGGTTCCTACACCTCCTTGGTCAGGGCTCAAAGGGTTCCGGCACCCTCTTACGCGGCCAGCGAGAGCCGCAGTAAAGTCGAATCCGTAGGAGAAGGtggtaggaggaggaggaaggagaataGGGAAAGGAGGAGAGGCGAGGAAAGAAGGGAAAATGATGGGGAGTCTGTCGAGGCAGAGGAGGAAGATGAAGGGGATAAGGTGAGGGCGGCCACAGCCGAGGAGGAAGCCATAGCCGACGGAGTGTACGCAGACGAGACCGTCCAAACTTTCGATCCGGTTAGGAAAATTCACCTGCCAAAGTATATGCTTAAGAGGTCAGAACACGAGTCGGTGTTCGAGGAGTTCGTTAAGAGCAGCAGGGAAGCCGCTGACTAA